ATCCCCTGCAACGCAGTCTATAAGCTTACATTCTCTTGAAAGTACCGTATTAATGATAAAGGTAAGGCCCATCTCTTTTGCCCAGCTTTCCACCTCATGGCGCACAGGGTTTTCAACGGTTCCAAAAAGAGCTTCTTCGTGAAGAGCGGCCTGCATATGGAATTCTGCAACGGAAGATTCGTCGGCAATACCGGGAAATACAATTTTTGCTCCCCCTGACCAGCCGAGAGTATTATGAGGAACAATATTTCCTATGCCGATTCTGATATCTGCTTCCATAGCTGATTTTTGAACGAGAACAGGGTTTCCTTTTGTAGAGGTTCCGATTCTGATGCTTGCATCGTCTGAAGAAAACTGGGATTGTACGACTTTAATGCTTAAAGCATAATCTCCAAGCTTGGCAGAAAGCTCTTCGTCAGTCATCTTTCTATGGCTTCCCAATGCGATAAGGATAAAAATATCTTCTTCAGATATCCCTGCTTTTAAAAGCCTTGGCATAAGCGCATCAAGAATAAGCCCCACAGGTGTAGGCCTTGTTATATCGTCGCTTATGATACATATTTTATGGCCCTTTTTTACAATATCCTCGATTTTAAAAGACCCGATGGGGTTTTCCAGCGCAGTGTTTATAATAATTTCAGGCGCTTCAGAGGGTTCATGATGAGAAAGGGCCACTTCCACTATCTCTGCATTTTCCGGCAAATCAAAATACAGCTTTTCCTTGCCGTAGGCAATCCATGATTTCATATTTACCCACCCTTTCTTATGATTAAAAAAACAATTTTCGTCTGAATACAAAATAAGCTTAAGAAATGTTTTTAAGAAAGGCTCTCAATCATGGGCTTTAAAAACGCCGCACTTTTTTTAAGGGCAATATCCTGATCAGGTCGCTGGAAAACCTCTACGCTTACCCAGCTGTCATATCCAACTTCCTTCAGTTTTTTGATAAAGGCTTCAAAATCAAGTTTGCAGTTTCCCGGATAAAGCCTGTTGCTGTCGGCAAGGTGAACATAAACAAAATAATCTTTCGCATCTTCTATGCTTTTAAGGGAATCCTTATCATCTATAAACATATGGTTGCTGTCAAGCATGAGTTTAAAGGAAGAAAGGCCTATTTCATCTACTATGGCCATGCCTTCCTGAGTAGTGTTTATAAAAGAAGCGGCAATAGAATTCACCGGCTCAAGGGCTATAACAATCCCTTTTTCCCCGGCATATTGGCCTACTGCTTTCATGCCTTCTATTGAAAGGGCTCTTTCTTTTTCATGGTCGCCCCCAAGGGAAAAGCCGCCTCTTACCCGGCCTATATTAACGATTCCGCAATCTAATTTTACCGCAAGGTCAACGGCGTCTTTCACTCTTTTTACGGCCTCTTTACGCTTTTCCTCTTCTGGATGGTTAAAAGTAAGGCCCGACTGGCCGAACACCTCTCCTGTACAAATCATGGCAACAGGCAAATTATATTTATCTGAAAGCTCTTTTATCCGTGAAGAATCTACCATGGAGGGATTATCCACCATAAGCTCCACACCCTCATAGCCGTTTTCCAAAAGGGCCTTATAGGAATCTTCCAAATCCGCCTGATAAGCTGTTACACCCGGTGCTTTTTTTACTTCAGGAGTAGAAATCTGATAGCATAAACGCACAAAATCAGTCCTTTCGTTATGTATACTTATTAAACTTAAAAAGTCTTTTCGTTTTTAAGCTTAATAGGTTTTCCTTTAATTTATAGTAAATAAACTTGGTCTTTTTTCAGGTTTATTTACATAGTGAAATAAATTAATCACAGTAACAAAAACCGTATATTTTATACTTAGTTCATCTAAAAACACTTACAGCAAAGCTAGGTAAACATTCCCTTGTAGTCAACAAAGATCTTTTTATCTTTGTTGGATATAAATAGGTTTTTCTTGCTGTCTCAATCCTTTTTTACTTTAATAATCAAATTCAGTGCTTGCCATTTTGGTATAAGTAACAAGGATGAAAAGATGCAAATTAACTATATAGTTAATTTACTGAAAACATATGAAATACATTATTGAGCTTTAAACTGCCTTTTATTTTAAAGTTCAGTAAGTATAAGGAGGCGCTCACTTGAAAACCATTTACAAGCTTTGCTTGTATCATTTCCAGGCTCGCTTATCATAAATAATAAAATTAAAAACGTTACGGATTTTTAAAAACTTTTCAGTAATTCTATAGTAATTTTCTCATAAAGAAGAAACAAAAACCCATATACTATAGTACTCAAAAGGCAAAAATCCTTTCAAATTTTACATATCTGAATTTATGGCAACAGACTTCCCCCATATTTTAAGGAGAAGCCTGTAATCATCTTTTTACTTGCTTACATACTGATATTCTGCGGCGTCCTTATCAACTTCCGCTCTGTCCCAATCGTTAATTTTTTCAACAAACTGATTTGTAAAGCATTTTTCAAGAGGCACTTCTTCCGGAACGATTCCCATACGTACATAGTCTTTCATCATAAGGTTCCAAGAGTCGTCGCTGTGCTGTCCTATGGTGTTTCCTTCCATAACCTCTTTTCCGCCTGTCATGAAGTTAACGGATGTCTGAACGATTTCTTCAGCTGTATCAAGGTCAACTAAAAGTGAAGTCCAGTTGCTTATGATTATGTCTGCGGCTGCTCTCGGGTTTTTGTAGCAGAAGTAGCTGCCCTTTGCAAGCGCTCTTGAAAAGCCTTCTACTAATTTAGGATATTCCGCAACAAGCTGTGTGCTTGCAATAATGCTGTTGGAGCTTGATTTATAAACTTCCTGTCCGCTTAAATAGCGGATATTAATGCCTTCTGCCTTCCACTGCTGCCATTCACCATCCCATGTCCAAACGGCATCAACGGTTTTTTCAGTAAGCTGCTGTACACGGGCGTCGCCTACAGGGATCATTTCCACCTTGCTTGAATCAACGCCTGCAGCTTCAATAATAGGAATAACCTGATTGGCTGTGGTAGGCGTCATTGTTCCTATTTTCTTTCCTTCTAAATCTGCTATGGTTTTAATGTCACTGTCTTCCATTACGGCAAAGCCGAAAATGTCTACAGGATACCATTGGAATACAGAGATAATGTCCATACCGCTTGCGATACCTGCTGATGTAAGGTGAGGCCCGGGGGTTGAAAATTCAACCTGATTGGCCGCAACCATTCTTGTGGCGGAGCTTGAATAGCTCTGTTCAAAAACAACGTCGATACCTTCTTCATCAAAATATCCCATTACCTGAGCGATAAGAAGAGGGGACCATGTGAAACCTGCTACCGGTGCTGTAAAACCTACTCTTACGATTTCATTTCTGCGGAGTTTTCCGTCGGTGCCTTTTGCCGGAGCCTCTTCTGAAGCCTTAGGCTCTTCCTGCTTTGCTTCTTCCTGTTTCGGCTGTTCCTGCTGTGGCTGGGCATTTCCGTTTCCTCCGCATGCGGTAAGGGAAAGCATCATGGCCGC
This is a stretch of genomic DNA from Anaeropeptidivorans aminofermentans. It encodes these proteins:
- a CDS encoding nickel-dependent lactate racemase family protein yields the protein MKSWIAYGKEKLYFDLPENAEIVEVALSHHEPSEAPEIIINTALENPIGSFKIEDIVKKGHKICIISDDITRPTPVGLILDALMPRLLKAGISEEDIFILIALGSHRKMTDEELSAKLGDYALSIKVVQSQFSSDDASIRIGTSTKGNPVLVQKSAMEADIRIGIGNIVPHNTLGWSGGAKIVFPGIADESSVAEFHMQAALHEEALFGTVENPVRHEVESWAKEMGLTFIINTVLSRECKLIDCVAGDYVKAHREGVKKAEKIYGVPIKEKFDIVIADMEPYSFDFWQGTKALNASVKMVKEGGTVIMSGPCEEGVGPHPEYLDFMGMRGLKSPDESAEEDPLAVSVGFMIGKQMKHFDTMMYTEGLTEDELKRAGIKKITDIGKEIEYILKDTQGPVKIALVRDGSEVLPVMKS
- a CDS encoding sugar phosphate isomerase/epimerase family protein; amino-acid sequence: MRLCYQISTPEVKKAPGVTAYQADLEDSYKALLENGYEGVELMVDNPSMVDSSRIKELSDKYNLPVAMICTGEVFGQSGLTFNHPEEEKRKEAVKRVKDAVDLAVKLDCGIVNIGRVRGGFSLGGDHEKERALSIEGMKAVGQYAGEKGIVIALEPVNSIAASFINTTQEGMAIVDEIGLSSFKLMLDSNHMFIDDKDSLKSIEDAKDYFVYVHLADSNRLYPGNCKLDFEAFIKKLKEVGYDSWVSVEVFQRPDQDIALKKSAAFLKPMIESLS
- a CDS encoding ABC transporter substrate-binding protein codes for the protein MKRTLAVLLAAAMMLSLTACGGNGNAQPQQEQPKQEEAKQEEPKASEEAPAKGTDGKLRRNEIVRVGFTAPVAGFTWSPLLIAQVMGYFDEEGIDVVFEQSYSSSATRMVAANQVEFSTPGPHLTSAGIASGMDIISVFQWYPVDIFGFAVMEDSDIKTIADLEGKKIGTMTPTTANQVIPIIEAAGVDSSKVEMIPVGDARVQQLTEKTVDAVWTWDGEWQQWKAEGINIRYLSGQEVYKSSSNSIIASTQLVAEYPKLVEGFSRALAKGSYFCYKNPRAAADIIISNWTSLLVDLDTAEEIVQTSVNFMTGGKEVMEGNTIGQHSDDSWNLMMKDYVRMGIVPEEVPLEKCFTNQFVEKINDWDRAEVDKDAAEYQYVSK